The Flaviramulus sp. BrNp1-15 genome has a window encoding:
- a CDS encoding Crp/Fnr family transcriptional regulator, producing MIQELKDNYGHLFEDALLNEINQVGTFKDVPEGSKLIDIGEYVKAMPLLISGAIKILREDTDGDELLLYFLEKGDTCAMTLTCCLAHTKSEIRAIAETDARLIMIPIQKMEEWSAKYKSWRNFVFESYHNRLNEMLETIDSIAFLKMDERLLKYLNEKARISKDHKVNITHQEIAYELHTSRVVISRLLKKLENLGKIELHRNYITIKNI from the coding sequence ATGATACAAGAATTAAAAGATAATTACGGCCATTTATTTGAAGATGCGCTTTTAAATGAAATAAACCAAGTAGGAACGTTTAAAGATGTACCCGAAGGTTCAAAACTTATTGATATTGGAGAGTATGTAAAAGCAATGCCTTTATTAATTTCTGGTGCAATTAAGATTTTACGCGAAGATACAGACGGCGATGAACTACTGCTCTACTTTCTGGAAAAAGGAGATACCTGTGCCATGACATTAACGTGTTGTTTAGCCCATACTAAAAGTGAAATAAGAGCCATTGCAGAAACTGATGCAAGACTTATTATGATTCCTATTCAGAAAATGGAAGAATGGTCTGCTAAATATAAAAGCTGGAGAAATTTTGTTTTTGAAAGTTACCACAATCGTTTAAATGAAATGCTTGAAACCATTGATAGTATCGCATTTTTAAAAATGGATGAACGTCTTTTAAAATATCTAAATGAAAAAGCAAGAATCTCAAAAGACCATAAAGTAAATATCACACACCAAGAAATAGCATACGAATTACATACATCTCGGGTTGTTATTTCAAGATTATTAAAAAAATTAGAGAACTTAGGTAAAATAGAGTTACATAGAAATTATATAACAATTAAAAACATATAA
- the hutI gene encoding imidazolonepropionase, whose amino-acid sequence MTTLFKNIKELIQVRTEPISFVSGKDMNTLPTIKNAFLVVENGLISDFGSMENCPLNNFSEVIDVTGKMILPTWCDSHTHIVYAGNRENEFVDRINGLSYEEIAKRGGGILNSAKKLQETSEEELYQQSKERLEDVIKLGTGAIEIKSGYGLTFDAELKMLRVIKRLKESYPIKIKATFLGAHALPIEYKENKEGYLQMLIDDIMPQIHQEQLADYVDIFCETGYFSVEDTEQILKAGKKYGLIPKIHVNQFTAIGGVQAGVNNKALSVDHLEIMRDEDINILKNSTTMPVALPACSYFLSIPYTPARKIIDAGLPLALATDYNPGSSPSGNMNFVISTACIKMKMTPEEAINAATINGAYAMGLEKEVGTITLGKNANLLITKHISSYGFIPYSFGSNLIDTVYIKGKAFNYF is encoded by the coding sequence ATGACTACACTATTTAAAAATATTAAAGAATTAATTCAAGTTCGTACAGAACCTATTTCTTTTGTTTCAGGTAAGGATATGAATACACTACCAACCATTAAAAATGCTTTTTTAGTAGTTGAAAATGGATTGATTAGTGATTTTGGTAGTATGGAAAATTGTCCTTTAAATAATTTTTCAGAAGTCATCGATGTAACTGGAAAAATGATTCTACCAACTTGGTGCGATTCGCACACACATATTGTTTATGCTGGAAACCGCGAAAATGAATTTGTTGATAGAATTAATGGATTATCTTATGAAGAAATTGCAAAACGAGGCGGAGGTATTTTAAATTCAGCAAAAAAACTACAAGAAACATCTGAAGAAGAGCTTTATCAGCAAAGTAAAGAAAGATTAGAAGATGTCATTAAATTAGGCACAGGAGCCATTGAAATTAAATCTGGATATGGTTTAACTTTTGATGCTGAACTAAAGATGCTTCGTGTTATAAAACGTTTAAAAGAATCTTATCCTATCAAAATTAAAGCGACCTTTTTAGGAGCACATGCACTTCCTATAGAATACAAAGAAAATAAAGAAGGTTATTTACAAATGCTCATTGATGATATTATGCCTCAAATACATCAAGAACAATTAGCAGACTATGTAGATATTTTTTGTGAAACTGGATACTTTTCTGTTGAAGATACAGAGCAAATTTTAAAAGCAGGTAAAAAATATGGATTAATTCCTAAAATTCATGTTAATCAATTTACAGCTATAGGTGGCGTTCAAGCTGGAGTTAATAACAAAGCACTATCCGTGGATCATTTAGAAATTATGAGAGATGAAGATATTAATATTCTAAAAAACTCTACAACAATGCCCGTTGCCTTACCTGCATGTTCTTATTTTTTAAGTATTCCTTACACTCCTGCTAGAAAAATAATTGATGCTGGTTTACCATTGGCTCTTGCCACAGATTACAACCCTGGCTCCTCGCCTTCTGGGAACATGAATTTTGTAATTTCAACGGCATGTATTAAAATGAAGATGACACCAGAAGAAGCCATTAACGCTGCTACTATTAATGGTGCTTATGCTATGGGATTAGAAAAAGAAGTTGGTACTATAACACTAGGTAAAAATGCTAATCTATTAATAACAAAACATATTAGTTCTTATGGATTTATTCCATATTCTTTTGGCTCTAATTTAATAGATACTGTCTACATAAAAGGTAAAGCATTTAACTACTTTTAA
- a CDS encoding urocanate hydratase — protein MTFQEQILQGIPSELPIKKEYPKGANRAPKRKDILSIEEKLLAIKNALRYFLEKWHKTLALEFAQELKDYGRIYMYRFKPNYDFYARTINEYPAKSKQAAAIMLMIQNNLNPAVAQHPEELITYGGNGAVFQNWAQYLITMQYLATMTDEQTLHMYSGHPMGLFPSSKNAPRVVVTNGMMIPNYSQPDDWEKFNALGVTQYGQMTAGSFMYIGPQGIVHGTTITVMNAFRKILKKHETSQGKIFLTAGLGGMSGAQPKAGNIAGCITVAAEINPKAAKKRYEQGWVDVLIDSMDELIVIVKQAQENNEVVSIAFIGNIVDVWECFDEKNIFIHVGSDQTSLHIPWTGGYYPVGISYEESNRLIREEPEFFKEKVQESLRRHAAAINKHTGKGTYFFDYGNAFLLEASRAGADVMAENNIDFKYPSYVQDILGPMCFDYGFGPFRWVCTSGKSEDLDKTDEIAATVLQDIMENSPEEIQLQMQDNITWIKNAKKNKMVVGSQARILYADAEGRIKIAEAFNNAIKNGEIGPVVLGRDHHDVSGTDSPYRETSNIYDGSKFTADMAIHNVIGDSFRGATWVSIHNGGGVGWGEVINGGFGMLLDGTKAVEENLKSMLFYDVNNGIARRSWARNDEALFAIKREMERTPNLKVTLPNLVEDKLLNDLF, from the coding sequence ATGACGTTCCAAGAGCAAATATTACAAGGAATTCCTTCAGAATTACCTATTAAAAAAGAATACCCAAAAGGAGCAAATAGAGCTCCAAAAAGAAAAGATATTTTATCTATTGAAGAAAAACTATTAGCTATTAAAAATGCTTTACGCTATTTTCTTGAAAAATGGCATAAAACTCTAGCCTTAGAATTTGCTCAAGAATTAAAAGATTATGGCAGAATTTATATGTACCGTTTTAAACCAAATTACGATTTTTATGCTAGGACAATAAACGAATATCCGGCGAAATCTAAACAAGCAGCAGCCATCATGTTAATGATACAAAACAATTTAAATCCTGCTGTTGCTCAACATCCAGAAGAACTTATTACTTATGGTGGTAATGGTGCTGTGTTTCAAAATTGGGCTCAATATCTAATCACTATGCAATATTTAGCAACAATGACAGATGAGCAAACATTGCACATGTACTCTGGACACCCTATGGGATTGTTTCCGTCTTCAAAAAATGCACCTAGAGTTGTTGTAACTAACGGCATGATGATACCAAACTATTCGCAACCCGATGATTGGGAAAAGTTTAATGCTTTAGGGGTAACACAATATGGTCAAATGACTGCAGGATCATTTATGTATATTGGCCCGCAAGGTATTGTTCATGGTACTACAATTACAGTAATGAATGCTTTTAGAAAGATTTTGAAAAAACATGAAACATCTCAAGGAAAAATATTTTTAACTGCTGGTTTAGGTGGTATGAGTGGTGCGCAACCAAAAGCAGGTAATATTGCTGGTTGTATTACGGTTGCTGCAGAAATTAACCCAAAAGCAGCTAAAAAGCGTTATGAACAAGGTTGGGTGGATGTTTTAATTGATTCTATGGATGAATTAATTGTAATAGTAAAACAAGCTCAAGAAAATAATGAGGTTGTATCTATCGCATTTATTGGAAACATAGTTGATGTTTGGGAATGTTTTGATGAAAAAAATATTTTTATTCATGTTGGTTCCGATCAAACTTCTCTGCATATTCCTTGGACTGGTGGCTATTATCCTGTTGGAATTTCGTATGAAGAATCCAACCGTTTAATTCGAGAAGAGCCTGAGTTTTTCAAAGAAAAGGTTCAAGAATCATTACGCAGGCATGCTGCCGCTATTAACAAACATACTGGTAAAGGAACATATTTTTTCGATTACGGAAATGCCTTTCTACTGGAAGCATCTCGTGCAGGTGCAGATGTTATGGCAGAAAATAATATAGATTTTAAATATCCATCGTATGTTCAAGATATTTTGGGCCCTATGTGTTTTGATTATGGTTTTGGGCCTTTCCGATGGGTTTGTACATCAGGAAAATCTGAAGATTTAGATAAAACCGATGAAATTGCTGCAACTGTTCTTCAAGACATTATGGAAAATTCTCCTGAGGAAATTCAACTACAAATGCAAGACAACATCACTTGGATAAAAAATGCTAAGAAAAACAAAATGGTTGTAGGATCACAAGCACGTATTTTATACGCCGATGCTGAAGGTAGGATAAAAATAGCTGAAGCTTTTAATAATGCCATTAAAAATGGAGAAATTGGTCCAGTTGTTTTAGGAAGAGATCATCATGATGTTAGCGGAACAGATTCGCCTTATCGCGAAACTTCTAACATATATGATGGTAGTAAATTTACAGCAGATATGGCTATTCATAACGTAATTGGCGATAGTTTTAGAGGAGCTACTTGGGTATCTATTCATAATGGTGGTGGCGTTGGATGGGGAGAAGTCATTAACGGTGGATTTGGAATGCTATTAGACGGAACAAAAGCCGTAGAAGAAAATTTAAAAAGTATGCTTTTTTATGATGTAAACAATGGTATAGCCCGTAGAAGTTGGGCTAGAAATGATGAAGCTTTATTTGCTATTAAAAGAGAAATGGAAAGAACTCCAAATTTAAAGGTAACTTTACCAAACCTTGTTGAAGACAAACTTCTAAATGACTTATTTTAA
- the hutH gene encoding histidine ammonia-lyase, translated as MFKYGIDKLSIKKVINISNGKLKAILSEDAITKVNNSRKRVEKMAKSNKAVYGINTGFGPLCDVQITPKETSKLQENLLITHAVGVGNPIEKQLSKIMMICKVHALCQGFSGIRLEVINRIIYFIENDLLPVVPEQGSVGASGDLAPLSHLFLPLIGEGEFWIENKIVNAKKVLKKHNLKALKLQAKEGLALINGTQFILAHAICGLNKMRYLQDLADLAGAMSIEGYKGSASPFKEALHTIRPFKGNLEVAKRMRMLFENSENIMSHENCERVQDPYSMRCIPQVHGASRNAYYHLKKLTEIEMNSVTDNPIVLSDTVAISGGNFHGQPLAIALDYASIAASELGNISDRRCYLLIEGKYGLPRLLTESGGLNSGFMIPQYTTASLVTENKSLCFPPSADSIPTSLGQEDHVSMGSISGRKFNQILGNLEKILAIELMYAAQALEFRRPNTFSKIIEENFKIIRTKVKKLEEDRVLKNDINNMINLVVNKSFVVN; from the coding sequence ATGTTTAAATACGGAATAGACAAACTTTCTATAAAAAAAGTCATAAATATTTCTAACGGTAAATTAAAAGCCATACTTTCTGAAGATGCTATTACAAAAGTAAATAATAGTAGAAAAAGAGTAGAAAAAATGGCAAAATCTAACAAAGCTGTTTATGGCATAAATACTGGTTTTGGTCCGCTATGTGATGTTCAAATTACACCAAAAGAAACAAGTAAACTTCAGGAAAACTTATTAATTACTCATGCTGTAGGAGTGGGAAATCCAATAGAAAAACAACTTTCTAAAATCATGATGATTTGTAAAGTTCATGCGCTATGTCAAGGGTTTTCTGGTATTAGATTAGAAGTCATTAATCGCATCATTTATTTTATAGAAAATGATTTACTTCCTGTGGTTCCAGAACAAGGTTCAGTTGGAGCATCAGGAGATTTAGCTCCTTTATCTCATTTATTTTTACCCCTTATTGGTGAAGGAGAATTTTGGATTGAAAATAAAATAGTAAATGCTAAAAAAGTTCTTAAAAAGCATAATTTAAAAGCTTTAAAATTACAAGCAAAAGAAGGTTTAGCTTTAATAAACGGTACGCAATTTATTTTGGCACATGCCATTTGTGGGTTAAACAAAATGAGGTATTTACAAGATTTAGCAGATTTAGCTGGAGCAATGAGTATTGAAGGTTATAAAGGAAGCGCTTCACCATTTAAAGAAGCTTTACATACTATTAGACCTTTTAAAGGAAATTTAGAAGTGGCTAAACGTATGCGTATGCTTTTTGAAAATTCAGAAAATATTATGTCACACGAAAATTGCGAACGCGTGCAAGACCCCTACTCCATGCGTTGCATTCCACAAGTTCATGGTGCTTCACGAAACGCTTATTATCATTTAAAAAAACTTACAGAAATAGAAATGAATTCTGTAACCGATAACCCTATAGTTCTAAGTGATACAGTAGCCATATCTGGAGGAAATTTTCATGGTCAACCTTTAGCCATAGCATTAGATTATGCATCAATTGCTGCCTCAGAATTAGGAAACATCTCAGACCGAAGATGCTACTTGCTAATTGAAGGGAAATATGGATTACCTCGATTATTAACAGAATCTGGTGGATTAAATTCTGGTTTTATGATTCCTCAATACACAACAGCTTCATTAGTTACAGAAAATAAATCCTTATGCTTTCCGCCATCAGCAGATAGTATCCCTACATCATTAGGACAGGAAGATCACGTTTCTATGGGAAGTATTTCTGGGAGAAAATTTAATCAGATATTAGGAAACTTAGAAAAAATATTGGCTATTGAACTTATGTATGCAGCTCAAGCTTTAGAATTTAGAAGACCTAATACGTTTTCTAAAATTATAGAAGAGAACTTCAAAATTATTAGAACAAAAGTTAAGAAATTAGAAGAAGATAGGGTGTTGAAAAATGACATTAACAACATGATTAATCTTGTAGTTAATAAATCATTTGTGGTAAATTAA
- a CDS encoding aminotransferase class V-fold PLP-dependent enzyme, translating into MSTKSNINEKVSGLGDKPKNLEAYFAHFRENIVGIDEYFNSPYGKKKIIYADWTASGRLYRPIEEKLLNKIGPFVANTHTETSTTGSVMTHAYHNARNIIKNHVNASKDDVLITVGTGMTGAINKFQRILGLKLNENLKDNTKIPKEKRPIIFVSHMEHHSNQTSWLETIANVVVIPYNDKGLPCLESLSTLIKKHSNVPIKIAAVTGCSNVTGIRTNYHQIAKIMHQNNGLCFVDFACSAPYVNIDMHPKDEEQYLDAITFSPHKFLGGPGTSGVLIFNKKLYKNLVPDNPGGGTVNYTNPWGDRDYIDDIETREDGGTPGFLQAIKIALSIKLKEEMGVQNMLEREHELISIIFKRLSKVKNLRILAPNHSDRLGVISFYIEDVHYNLIVKLLNDRFGIQTRGGCSCAGTYGHYLLNVDQSASKSIEKKILEGCLIERPGWIRMSIHPTMTNQEVEFICDAIEAVAKNCKKWGEDYKHDTIKNEFSHINYSSTEKEIAKGWF; encoded by the coding sequence ATGAGTACAAAAAGTAATATAAATGAAAAGGTTTCTGGTTTAGGTGATAAGCCAAAAAACCTTGAAGCTTATTTTGCTCATTTTAGAGAAAATATAGTTGGTATTGATGAATATTTTAATTCGCCTTACGGAAAGAAAAAAATCATTTATGCAGATTGGACAGCAAGCGGCAGGTTATACAGACCAATTGAAGAGAAGCTTTTAAATAAAATTGGTCCTTTTGTAGCAAATACACATACTGAAACTTCTACTACTGGAAGTGTTATGACGCATGCTTATCATAACGCTAGAAATATCATAAAAAATCATGTAAATGCTTCAAAAGATGATGTCTTAATAACTGTAGGTACAGGAATGACTGGAGCTATAAATAAGTTTCAACGTATTTTAGGGCTAAAACTCAATGAAAATTTAAAAGACAATACTAAAATACCTAAGGAAAAACGCCCAATCATTTTTGTTTCCCATATGGAACATCATTCTAACCAAACCTCTTGGTTAGAAACTATAGCAAACGTAGTTGTAATTCCATATAATGACAAAGGCTTACCATGTTTAGAAAGTTTATCAACATTAATAAAAAAACATAGCAACGTTCCTATTAAAATTGCAGCAGTAACTGGGTGTTCAAATGTTACAGGAATTAGAACAAATTACCACCAAATTGCTAAAATCATGCACCAGAATAATGGTTTGTGTTTTGTAGATTTTGCATGTTCGGCTCCATATGTTAATATTGATATGCACCCAAAGGATGAAGAGCAATATCTAGATGCTATTACCTTTTCGCCTCATAAGTTTTTAGGAGGCCCAGGTACATCAGGAGTTTTAATTTTTAATAAAAAACTTTATAAAAATTTAGTTCCAGATAATCCGGGAGGTGGTACTGTAAACTACACAAATCCATGGGGTGATCGAGATTATATAGATGATATTGAAACTCGTGAAGATGGTGGAACACCAGGCTTCTTACAAGCTATTAAAATAGCACTTTCTATTAAGCTTAAAGAAGAAATGGGTGTTCAAAATATGTTAGAAAGAGAGCACGAATTAATTTCAATCATTTTTAAGAGACTATCTAAAGTAAAGAATTTAAGAATTCTTGCACCAAATCATTCAGACAGATTAGGTGTTATTTCTTTTTACATAGAAGATGTTCATTACAATTTAATAGTAAAATTATTAAATGATAGATTTGGAATACAAACCAGAGGTGGTTGTTCTTGTGCCGGAACTTATGGGCATTACTTACTTAATGTAGATCAATCTGCATCAAAATCTATAGAAAAGAAAATATTAGAAGGTTGTTTAATTGAACGCCCAGGTTGGATTAGAATGTCTATTCATCCAACAATGACTAACCAAGAAGTTGAGTTTATTTGTGATGCTATTGAAGCTGTTGCAAAGAACTGTAAAAAATGGGGAGAAGATTACAAACATGATACCATTAAAAATGAATTTTCTCATATCAACTACTCATCAACAGAAAAGGAAATAGCTAAAGGATGGTTTTAA
- a CDS encoding thioredoxin family protein, protein MRKIILFLALISFGASQAQIFNPVKWETSVEKISDKEYKLISKATIEKGWHLYSQNVPEGGPIPTTFSYKEGNYKTIGNTKEEDGHTVDDPVFEMQITYFEDSAIFEQKIEVETELETITGAVEFMACDDVRCTPPNEIELIFNLNNLTTSSNKKKSIIPEDNAKVNELLYGLSPTDLENPSNLQENTSNSTSETNTKNSSLWSIFGLGFLGGLLALLTPCVFPMIPLTVSFFTKKSDQNKGSGISKALLYGFFIFAVYIILSVPFHLLDSVNPDILNEISTNVWLNIIFFIVFVFFAFSFFGYYELTLPASWTNKTTQGENVGGIVGIFFMALTLALVSFSCTGPILGSLLAGSLTADGGAMQLTAGMGGFGVALGLPFALFAMFPNMMNALPKSGGWLNTTKVILGFLELALAFKFLSNADLVAHWDILKIEPFLIIWIVIFAGLALYIFGKIKFPHDSPIKKLSFSRIAGGILVAAFTIYLISGFRVNKDTNTFTSLTLLSGLAPPVGYSFLYPNDCPNNLNCFKDLKEGLAYAKKANKPIMIDFTGLACVNCRKMEEHVWPIKKIDDYLRNEFVLVSLYVDDKKELPEEEKVEVNRINGGTRQLENYGHKWAHFQTEFFQTNSQPYYVLLSPDGKQILNTPVGYTPNADEYHTWLKEGLQTINEE, encoded by the coding sequence ATGAGGAAAATAATTTTATTTCTTGCTCTTATTAGCTTTGGCGCTAGTCAAGCACAAATATTCAATCCTGTTAAATGGGAAACTTCTGTTGAGAAAATATCTGATAAAGAATATAAATTAATTTCAAAAGCAACTATAGAAAAAGGTTGGCATTTATATTCTCAAAATGTGCCAGAAGGCGGACCAATACCTACAACTTTTTCATATAAAGAAGGCAATTATAAAACTATAGGGAATACAAAAGAAGAAGACGGACATACTGTTGATGATCCTGTTTTTGAAATGCAAATTACATATTTTGAAGATAGTGCCATTTTTGAGCAAAAAATTGAGGTAGAAACTGAATTAGAAACTATTACTGGAGCTGTTGAGTTTATGGCTTGTGACGATGTAAGATGCACACCTCCAAATGAAATAGAGTTAATTTTTAATCTAAATAACTTAACAACTTCATCAAATAAAAAAAAAAGTATAATTCCAGAGGATAACGCTAAAGTTAATGAGTTACTTTATGGTTTATCACCTACTGACTTAGAGAATCCTAGCAATCTTCAAGAAAATACTTCAAATAGTACATCCGAAACTAACACAAAAAATAGTTCTTTATGGAGTATTTTTGGATTAGGTTTTCTAGGTGGTCTGTTAGCTTTACTAACACCTTGTGTTTTCCCAATGATTCCTCTTACTGTAAGTTTCTTTACAAAGAAAAGTGACCAAAATAAAGGGTCAGGAATCTCAAAAGCATTACTTTATGGCTTTTTCATTTTTGCAGTTTACATAATTCTAAGTGTTCCTTTTCATTTATTAGACTCAGTAAATCCAGATATTTTAAATGAAATTTCAACTAATGTATGGTTGAACATTATCTTTTTTATTGTTTTTGTGTTTTTTGCCTTTTCATTTTTTGGATATTATGAGTTAACATTACCAGCAAGCTGGACCAATAAAACTACACAAGGTGAAAATGTTGGAGGTATTGTAGGTATATTTTTTATGGCATTAACCTTAGCACTTGTATCTTTTTCATGTACAGGTCCTATTCTAGGGTCGTTATTAGCTGGTTCTTTAACAGCAGACGGCGGTGCAATGCAACTTACAGCAGGCATGGGTGGTTTTGGGGTTGCTCTTGGCTTACCTTTTGCTTTATTTGCTATGTTTCCTAATATGATGAATGCTTTGCCAAAATCTGGAGGTTGGCTTAATACCACTAAAGTTATTTTAGGCTTTTTAGAATTAGCATTAGCTTTTAAGTTTTTATCAAATGCCGATTTAGTAGCCCATTGGGATATCTTAAAAATAGAACCTTTTTTAATTATTTGGATTGTAATATTTGCTGGTTTAGCTTTATATATTTTTGGAAAAATTAAATTCCCACATGACTCGCCAATAAAGAAATTATCCTTCTCAAGAATTGCTGGTGGGATATTAGTAGCTGCTTTTACTATTTATTTAATCTCAGGTTTTAGAGTAAATAAAGACACCAATACATTTACCTCTTTAACACTACTAAGTGGATTAGCTCCACCTGTTGGATATAGTTTTTTATATCCGAATGATTGTCCTAATAACCTAAATTGTTTTAAAGATTTAAAAGAAGGATTGGCTTATGCTAAAAAAGCTAACAAACCAATAATGATTGATTTTACTGGTTTAGCATGTGTTAACTGTAGAAAAATGGAAGAACATGTATGGCCAATTAAAAAAATAGATGATTATTTAAGAAATGAATTTGTTTTGGTTTCCTTATATGTTGATGATAAAAAAGAGCTCCCTGAAGAAGAAAAAGTTGAAGTTAATAGAATTAATGGAGGTACCAGACAACTTGAAAATTACGGACATAAATGGGCGCACTTTCAAACTGAATTTTTTCAAACTAATTCTCAGCCATATTATGTGCTCTTGAGTCCTGATGGGAAGCAAATACTAAATACTCCAGTTGGTTACACACCTAATGCAGACGAATATCATACTTGGTTAAAAGAAGGTCTTCAAACTATAAATGAAGAATAA
- a CDS encoding GerW family sporulation protein, whose protein sequence is MDLHFEELLGKITDFIKTEAKTETVVGEQFQLGEFKCVPVIKVGMGFGSGGGESTETKAKAAKGQGAGAGAGVGIEPLGFLVTKGEEISFIESGKAHGLAAAFEKVPDLIEKFAEKRTKAEMAN, encoded by the coding sequence ATGGATTTACATTTTGAAGAATTATTAGGCAAAATTACCGACTTTATTAAAACAGAAGCTAAAACAGAAACTGTTGTTGGCGAGCAATTTCAATTAGGAGAATTTAAATGTGTTCCCGTAATTAAAGTAGGAATGGGATTTGGATCTGGTGGTGGCGAAAGCACAGAAACTAAAGCTAAAGCTGCCAAAGGCCAAGGCGCTGGAGCTGGAGCTGGTGTAGGTATCGAGCCTCTAGGTTTTCTTGTTACAAAAGGAGAAGAAATTTCTTTTATTGAATCTGGAAAAGCTCACGGTTTAGCCGCGGCTTTTGAAAAAGTACCAGATTTAATTGAAAAATTCGCTGAAAAGAGAACTAAGGCTGAAATGGCAAACTAA
- a CDS encoding 2-hydroxyacid dehydrogenase, whose product MKVLVYSAKKFEIPYLENANNRKHKLTFIEDTLSSETAMKAVGYEGISIFSADDASDLVLEKLKDFNIKFISLRSVGYDNVNLKTASRLNIKVANVPAYSPNAVAEHAVALLLALNRKLILANQRVKQFNFDLDNLTGIDLNDKTVGIIGTGRIGFVMAKIMHGFGCKLIGHDIEVNNELVEKYNMQYLPLKDLCKEADIISLHVPLNTETHYLIDDSLIEQMKEGVIIINTARGAVLKTEDVINGLKNGKIGALGIDVYEKEKSIFFKDHSYDFPKDDMLIKLNAIPNVLITGHQAFLTDEALTNIAETTIYNLTCWDEDRETENELTNAKKLSSHLS is encoded by the coding sequence ATGAAAGTCCTCGTTTATAGTGCCAAAAAATTTGAAATTCCTTATTTGGAAAATGCCAATAATAGAAAACACAAACTAACCTTTATTGAGGATACTTTATCCTCTGAAACTGCTATGAAAGCAGTTGGTTATGAAGGAATCTCAATATTTTCGGCAGATGATGCATCAGATTTGGTTTTAGAAAAATTAAAAGATTTTAATATTAAGTTTATTTCTTTAAGATCAGTTGGTTATGATAATGTAAATTTGAAAACAGCTTCTAGATTAAACATTAAAGTAGCCAATGTACCAGCATATTCACCTAATGCAGTGGCAGAACATGCTGTAGCTTTATTGTTAGCATTAAATAGAAAACTTATTCTTGCCAACCAACGTGTAAAACAATTTAATTTCGACTTGGATAATCTTACTGGAATAGATTTAAATGATAAAACAGTTGGAATTATTGGTACTGGTAGAATAGGGTTTGTTATGGCTAAAATAATGCATGGTTTTGGTTGTAAATTAATTGGGCATGATATTGAGGTAAATAATGAATTGGTAGAAAAGTATAATATGCAATATTTGCCATTAAAAGATTTGTGTAAAGAAGCAGATATTATTTCGTTACATGTGCCTTTAAATACTGAAACACATTATTTAATAGATGACAGTTTAATTGAACAAATGAAAGAAGGCGTAATAATCATTAATACGGCCAGAGGCGCAGTTTTAAAAACTGAAGATGTTATTAACGGATTAAAAAATGGCAAAATAGGAGCATTAGGAATAGATGTTTACGAAAAAGAGAAAAGCATATTCTTTAAAGATCATTCTTATGATTTTCCAAAGGATGATATGCTAATTAAATTAAATGCAATTCCAAATGTTTTAATTACAGGACATCAGGCTTTTTTAACTGATGAAGCACTTACTAATATAGCAGAAACTACTATATACAATTTAACCTGTTGGGATGAAGACAGAGAAACAGAAAATGAATTAACAAATGCTAAAAAACTGAGTAGTCATTTATCATAG